Proteins encoded together in one Lathyrus oleraceus cultivar Zhongwan6 chromosome 5, CAAS_Psat_ZW6_1.0, whole genome shotgun sequence window:
- the LOC127085223 gene encoding probable LRR receptor-like serine/threonine-protein kinase At4g36180: MATTAIFLTIATFTILLTHASTENNVTHSEIQALTTFKQNLLDPLNSLTSWNPSTPSPPCDWHGILCSNNRVHQIRLPRLQLSGSISSSLSNLTQLRKLSLHSNNLISSIPSSLSHCLFLRAIYLHNNSLSGNIPPSLLNLTNLQILNFAGNFLSGTLPNHLSNSLRFLDLSSNSFSGDIPGNFSSKSQLQLINLSHNDFTGQIPVTVGALQQLEYLWLDNNHLHGTLPSAISNCSSMVHLSVEDNSIGGLIPSTVGTMPKLQVLSLSMNQLSGFVPTTLFCNEDNNNNSNNNKNYTNLRIVQLGFNMLTGISNLQNGKCVNNFLEILDLKENHIIHTLFPSWLTNVKSLRTLDLSGNSFSGYLPREIGDLSLLEELRLSDNLLSGVVPSSIVKCRLLKVLDLRRNRFSGLIPYFLGEMKSLKELSLGGNFFTGLIPKSYGALFELEILDLSNNKLNGVLPLEIMKLGNLGVLNLSSNRFSGQVSSRVGDLTALQVLNLSQCGFSGSVPSTLGSLMKLRVLDLSKQNLSGELPVEVFGLPSLEIVALDGNSLSGSVPEGFSSIVSLRYLNLSSNAFVGNIPTNYGFLSSLSVLSLSHNFISGSIPNEIGGCSQLEVLQLQSNRLVGNIVVISHFSRLKELNLGNNGLEGEIPDEISKCSALNSLDLSGNHLTGHIPQSLSKLSNLKALNLSSNQLIGEIPLDLSRISGLNYLNVSNNNLEGEIPQILSSRFNDPSVFAMNKRLCGKPLHRDCAKSRRRKRKRLIIIIGVAVAGLCFLALFCCGYVYSLLRWRKKLREGVTGEKKRSSTSAGSNGERNSRGSGENGGPKLIVFNNKITYAETLEATRNFDEENVLSRGKHGLVFKASYQDGMVLSIRRLPNGSTLIEENTFRKEAESLGKVKHRNLTVLRGYYAGPPPDVRLLVYDYMPNGNLGTLLQEASQQDGHVLNWPMRHLIALGIARGLGFLHSVEIVHGDVKPQNVLFDADFEAHLSEFGLDRLTMVSSVPTELAEPSSSTTIQVGSLGYVAPEAVLTGQVTKEGDIYSFGIVLLEILTGRKAVMFTGQDEDIVKWVKKQLQKGLISELLEPGLLEIDQESSEWEEFLLGVKVALLCTAHDPLDRPSINDIVFMLEGCRVGPDIPSSADPTTLPSPVS, from the coding sequence ATGGCAACAACGGCTATATTTCTCACCATTGCAACATTCACCATACTCTTAACACATGCATCAACAGAGAACAACGTAACTCACTCCGAAATCCAAGCCTTAACAACCTTCAAACAAAACCTCCTCGACCCCCTCAACTCACTAACATCCTGGAACCCATCAACACCATCACCCCCATGCGACTGGCACGGCATTCTCTGTTCCAACAACAGAGTCCACCAAATCCGCTTACCTCGTCTTCAACTCTCTGGTTCCATCTCTTCATCACTCTCCAACCTCACACAACTCCGCAAACTAAGTCTCCATTCCAACAACCTCATCTCCTCAATACCTTCCTCTCTTTCTCACTGTCTCTTCCTCCGCGCCATTTATCTTCACAACAACTCTCTCTCCGGTAACATCCCTCCTTCGCTTCTCAACCTCACCAACCTTCAGATTCTTAACTTTGCCGGTAACTTTCTCTCCGGCACCCTCCCAAACCATCTCTCTAACTCCCTACGCTTCCTCGACCTTTCCTCCAACTCATTCTCCGGTGACATTCCGGGGAACTTCTCCTCCAAGTCCCAGCTTCAACTCATCAACCTCTCACACAACGATTTCACCGGTCAAATACCTGTTACCGTTGGAGCTTTACAGCAGTTGGAATATCTGTGGCTAGACAACAACCATCTCCATGGAACATTACCTTCTGCTATATCCAACTGTTCCTCTATGGTGCACCTTAGCGTAGAGGATAACTCCATTGGCGGGTTGATCCCTTCTACGGTAGGAACTATGCCAAAGCTTCAAGTGCTGTCACTTTCCATGAATCAACTTTCTGGTTTTGTCCCCACAACCCTCTTTTGCAATgaagacaacaacaacaacagtaacaacAACAAAAACTATACTAATCTTAGAATTGTTCAGCTTGGGTTTAATATGCTCACGGGTATTTCAAATTTGCAAAATGGAAAATGCGTTAATAATTTTTTGGAGATTCTAGACCTTAAAGAGAATCACATTATTCACACTTTGTTTCCTTCTTGGTTGACCAATGTGAAATCTTTGAGGACTCTTGATCTCTCTGGAAACTCCTTTTCAGGCTATCTGCCTCGAGAAATTGGAGATCTTTCCTTGTTGGAAGAGCTAAGACTTTCTGATAATTTGTTGTCGGGTGTTGTTCCGAGTAGTATTGTGAAATGTAGGTTGTTGAAGGTTCTTGATCTTCGAAGGAATCGATTCTCAGGTCTTATTCCTTATTTTCTTGGAGAGATGAAGAGTTTGAAGGAGTTATCTCTTGGTGGTAACTTTTTTACTGGTTTAATTCCAAAGAGTTACGGAGCTCTTTTTGAGTTAGAGATTTTGGATTTAAGCAATAATAAACTGAATGGGGTTTTGCCTTTGGAGATTATGAAATTAGGAAACTTAGGTGTTTTGAATCTCAGCAGCAATAGATTCTCTGGTCAAGTTTCGTCTCGAGTTGGAGACTTAACAGCTTTGCAGGTTCTTAATTTGAGTCAATGTGGTTTTTCTGGTAGTGTTCCATCTACACTTGGGAGTTTGATGAAACTGAGGGTGTTGGATTTGAGCAAACAAAACCTTTCGGGTGAGTTGCCTGTTGAGGTTTTCGGATTACCGAGTTTGGAAATTGTGGCACTTGATGGAAACAGTTTGAGTGGTTCTGTTCCGGAGGGTTTCAGCAGCATTGTTAGTTTAAGGTATCTTAATCTTAGTTCCAATGCTTTTGTTGGCAACATTCCAACAAATTATGGTTTTCTAAGTTCCTTATCTGTTCTTTCTTTGTCTCACAATTTCATTTCTGGTTCGATACCTAATGAGATTGGTGGTTGTTCTCAACTTGAAGTGCTTCAGCTTCAATCAAATCGGTTAGTAGGTAACATTGTCGTTATCTCTCACTTTTCTCGTTTAAAGGAGCTGAATTTAGGAAACAATGGACTCGAAGGTGAAATCCCAGACGAGATTTCAAAGTGTTCTGCTTTGAACTCACTTGATTTGAGTGGTAATCACTTAACTGGTCACATACCGCAATCCTTGTCGAAATTATCAAATTTGAAGGCTTTGAATCTGTCTTCAAATCAATTGATAGGAGAAATTCCACTTGATCTTTCACGCATATCCGGTTTGAATTATTTAAATGTTTCCAACAACAACCTCGAGGGTGAGATTCCACAAATACTTAGTTCTAGATTCAATGACCCGTCTGTGTTTGCAATGAACAAGAGGCTATGTGGGAAACCATTGCATAGAGATTGTGCAAAATCGAGAAGACGAAAGAGAAAAAGACTAATAATCATCATAGGTGTTGCAGTTGCAGGACTATGCTTTCTGGCATTGTTTTGTTGTGGCTATGTTTACAGTCTCTTAAGGTGGCGAAAGAAGCTTCGAGAAGGAGTAACAGGTGAGAAGAAACGTAGCTCAACAAGTGCAGGCTCAAATGGAGAAAGAAACAGTCGAGGAAGCGGTGAAAACGGAGGACCAAAATTAATAGTCTTCAACAACAAAATCACATATGCTGAAACATTAGAAGCAACAAGAAACTTCGACGAAGAAAATGTTCTAAGCAGAGGAAAACATGGACTTGTTTTCAAAGCCTCGTATCAAGACGGAATGGTTCTATCAATTCGTAGACTTCCAAACGGATCAACATTGATAGAAGAAAACACATTCCGCAAAGAAGCAGAATCACTAGGCAAAGTTAAGCATCGAAACTTAACAGTTCTACGCGGATATTATGCAGGACCACCACCTGATGTAAGACTACTAGTTTATGATTACATGCCAAATGGAAATTTAGGTACATTGCTTCAAGAAGCTTCGCAACAAGACGGGCATGTTTTGAATTGGCCAATGCGTCATTTAATCGCACTAGGCATTGCTCGCGGGTTGGGTTTTCTACACTCTGTCGAAATCGTTCATGGCGACGTTAAGCCACAAAATGTTCTTTTCGATGCTGATTTTGAAGCACATTTATCTGAATTCGGACTAGACCGGTTAACAATGGTTAGTAGTGTCCCAACCGAATTAGCAGAGCCGTCGTCTTCAACGACGATTCAAGTTGGTTCGTTGGGGTACGTCGCACCAGAAGCCGTGTTAACAGGGCAAGTGACAAAGGAAGGAGATATATATAGTTTCGGAATAGTGTTGTTGGAGATATTAACAGGAAGAAAAGCTGTTATGTTTACGGGTCAAGACGAAGATATAGTGAAATGGGTGAAGAAACAGTTGCAAAAAGGTTTGATTTCGGAGCTGTTGGAACCTGGTTTGCTTGAGATTGATCAAGAATCATCAGAATGGGAAGAGTTTTTGTTAGGTGTTAAGGTTGCACTTCTTTGCACAGCACATGATCCTCTTGATCGACCTTCTATTAATGATATTGTTTTCATGCTTGAAGGTTGTCGTGTTGGACCTGATATACCTTCCTCTGCTGATCCAACCACACTACCTTCACCTGTTTCTTGA
- the LOC127085994 gene encoding uncharacterized protein LOC127085994 isoform X1: protein MQIKNLRFSVSSNLRIAVLKLTRVMEETSSILSPTQRHAAAALFALALNQSQIHQGRSPATPRGGGDASPTTSQTSPRINDNSGLLFPIFRFLGVDEPAWHDLKETTGSSSQFKHNLKDFFKLLSEEGDASSKERLEKEAELTNAVDATEAGMKSNADSLCGGHEQKTRSQDNSHDAELKLFAVGSEPDGESKESSTLLPLETQSSTALEDEKPLEVASIISYQRKVSVLYTLLSACVADTAEVDKKHCKSKQGYDARHRVSLRLLAVWLGVEWNEMEVMESMVAFSMMESVSKPGEEDQESVVSETSWDKWKRGGIVGAAAVTGGTIMAITGGLAAPAIAHGLGALAPTLGGIIPAVGGGFAAAATVTGSTAGSVAVAASFGAAGAGLTGTKMATRIGSLEEFELIEVGGTQQGHLAVRISISGLAFEENDFIKPWESYNGNMERYVLKYESENLIALSTAIKDWLTSKIVSELMRGGAMLTVLGTLVAALAWPATLVTAFDLIDSKWAIAVDRSEKAGKVLAEVLLKGLQGNRPVTLIGFSLGALVIFKCLQFLADSKEDNAGLVERVVLLGAPISIEDEKWEVARKMVAGRFVNAYSTNDWTLGIVFRASLLSKGLAGIQPVGLPGIENIDVTHVIEGHSSYLGMTPKILEQLELDNYFAVYKGEHENPQKQKSTTN, encoded by the exons ATGCAGATCAAAAACCTTCGATTTTCCGTATCTTCGAATTTGCGCATTGCAGTTCTGAAACTGACTCGAGTGATGGAGGAAACCTCATCGATATTGTCACCTACTCAAAGACACGCAGCGGCTGCTTTGTTTGCTCTCGCATTGAATCAGTCCCAGATTCATCAAGGTCGATCTCCGGCTACTCCTCGCGGCGGCGGTGATGCTTCTCCGACCACCTCCCAAACCTCTCCTAGGATTAACGATAATTCCGGTTTGCTTTTCCCTATTTTTAG GTTTCTTGGAGTGGATGAACCAGCCTGGCATGACCTAAAGGAAACTACTGGTTCTTCTTCCCAATTCAAGCATAATTTGAAAGAT TTCTTTAAATTACTCTCTGAGGAAGGTGATGCATCTTCTAAAGAAAGATTAGAGAAAGAAGCTGAATTGACCAATGCCGTTGATGCAACAGAGGCAGGCATGAAAAGTAATGCTGATTCTTTGTGCGGAGGCCATGAGCAGAAAACTAGAAGCCAAGATAATTCACATGATGCCGAGTTAAAACTATTTGCTGTAGGTTCTGAGCCTGATGGTGAATCCAAGGAGAGCTCAACTTTGCTTCCTCTAGAGACACAATCTTCCACTGCACTTGAAGATGAAAAACCTTTGGAGGTGGCATCCATCATCAGTTACCAGAGAAAAGTATCAGTTCTTTACACTCTTCTTTCTGCTTGTGTAGCAGATACTGCTGAGGTCGACAAAAAGCACTGCAAGTCAAAGCAGGGCTATGATGCTCGCCACCGTGTCTCTTTGCGGCTGCTTGCTGTATGGCTTGGTGTGGAATGGAATGAAATG GAAGTAATGGAGTCTATGGTTGCTTTTTCGATGATGGAGTCTGTGAGTAAACCAGGTGAGGAGGATCAAGAATCTGTAGTTTCAGAAACAAGTTGGGATAAATGGAAGCGTGGAGGTATTGTAGGAGCAGCTGCTGTAACTGGAGGAACCATAATGGCTATTACCGGGG GCTTGGCTGCCCCAGCAATTGCCCATGGATTAGGTGCTTTAGCCCCTACACTGGGCGGTATTATTCCTGCCGTTGGAGGAGGATTTGCTGCAGCAGCAACTGTTACAGGATCTACTGCTGGATCTGTAGCTGTTGCTGCATCATTTGGAG CTGCTGGAGCTGGCCTTACTGGTACTAAGATGGCTACAAGAATTGGAAGTCTTGAGGAATTCGAATTAATAGAAGTTGGAGGCACCCAGCAAGGT CATCTAGCAGTTAGAATCTCTATTTCTGGGCTTGCATTCGAAGAGAACGATTTTATAAAACCTTGGGAAAGTTACAACGGTAACATGGAGAG GTATGTGCTCAAATACGAATCTGAAAATTTGATTGCTCTAAGCACTGCCATCAAGGACTGGCTTACTTCAA AAATTGTGTCCGAGTTGATGAGAGGAGGTGCCATGCTGACAGTATTAGGCACACTCGTAGCTGCGTTAGCATGGCCAGCAACTTTAGTCACTGCATTTGATCTTATAGACAGCAAATGGGCAATTGCAGTGGACAG ATCCGAAAAGGCTGGTAAGGTACTTGCTGAAGTGTTGCTGAAAGGCTTGCAAGGGAACAG GCCTGTGACACTAATAGGTTTTTCATTGGGAGCACTTGTCATTTTCAAGTGTCTTCAATTTTTGGCCGACTCCAAAGAAGACAATG CTGGACTAGTGGAAAGGGTTGTTCTCCTTGGAGCACCCATCTCGATTGAAGATGAAAAATGGGAGGTAGCTAGAAAG ATGGTGGCTGGAAGGTTTGTAAATGCTTACTCTACAAATGACTGGACGCTTGGTATAGTTTTTCGTGCCAG
- the LOC127085994 gene encoding uncharacterized protein LOC127085994 isoform X3 produces the protein MQIKNLRFSVSSNLRIAVLKLTRVMEETSSILSPTQRHAAAALFALALNQSQIHQGRSPATPRGGGDASPTTSQTSPRINDNSGLLFPIFRFLGVDEPAWHDLKETTGSSSQFKHNLKDFFKLLSEEGDASSKERLEKEAELTNAVDATEAGMKSNADSLCGGHEQKTRSQDNSHDAELKLFAVGSEPDGESKESSTLLPLETQSSTALEDEKPLEVASIISYQRKVSVLYTLLSACVADTAEVDKKHCKSKQGYDARHRVSLRLLAVWLGVEWNEMEVMESMVAFSMMESVSKPGEEDQESVVSETSWDKWKRGGIVGAAAVTGGTIMAITGGLAAPAIAHGLGALAPTLGGIIPAVGGGFAAAATVTGSTAGSVAVAASFGAAGAGLTGTKMATRIGSLEEFELIEVGGTQQGHLAVRISISGLAFEENDFIKPWESYNGNMERYVLKYESENLIALSTAIKDWLTSKIVSELMRGGAMLTVLGTLVAALAWPATLVTAFDLIDSKWAIAVDRSEKAGKVLAEVLLKGLQGNRPVTLIGFSLGALVIFKCLQFLADSKEDNAGLVERVVLLGAPISIEDEKWEVARKMVAGRFVNAYSTNDWTLGIVFRASLLSKGLAGIQPVGLPGIENIDVTHVIEGHSSYLGMTPKILEQLELDNYFAVYKGY, from the exons ATGCAGATCAAAAACCTTCGATTTTCCGTATCTTCGAATTTGCGCATTGCAGTTCTGAAACTGACTCGAGTGATGGAGGAAACCTCATCGATATTGTCACCTACTCAAAGACACGCAGCGGCTGCTTTGTTTGCTCTCGCATTGAATCAGTCCCAGATTCATCAAGGTCGATCTCCGGCTACTCCTCGCGGCGGCGGTGATGCTTCTCCGACCACCTCCCAAACCTCTCCTAGGATTAACGATAATTCCGGTTTGCTTTTCCCTATTTTTAG GTTTCTTGGAGTGGATGAACCAGCCTGGCATGACCTAAAGGAAACTACTGGTTCTTCTTCCCAATTCAAGCATAATTTGAAAGAT TTCTTTAAATTACTCTCTGAGGAAGGTGATGCATCTTCTAAAGAAAGATTAGAGAAAGAAGCTGAATTGACCAATGCCGTTGATGCAACAGAGGCAGGCATGAAAAGTAATGCTGATTCTTTGTGCGGAGGCCATGAGCAGAAAACTAGAAGCCAAGATAATTCACATGATGCCGAGTTAAAACTATTTGCTGTAGGTTCTGAGCCTGATGGTGAATCCAAGGAGAGCTCAACTTTGCTTCCTCTAGAGACACAATCTTCCACTGCACTTGAAGATGAAAAACCTTTGGAGGTGGCATCCATCATCAGTTACCAGAGAAAAGTATCAGTTCTTTACACTCTTCTTTCTGCTTGTGTAGCAGATACTGCTGAGGTCGACAAAAAGCACTGCAAGTCAAAGCAGGGCTATGATGCTCGCCACCGTGTCTCTTTGCGGCTGCTTGCTGTATGGCTTGGTGTGGAATGGAATGAAATG GAAGTAATGGAGTCTATGGTTGCTTTTTCGATGATGGAGTCTGTGAGTAAACCAGGTGAGGAGGATCAAGAATCTGTAGTTTCAGAAACAAGTTGGGATAAATGGAAGCGTGGAGGTATTGTAGGAGCAGCTGCTGTAACTGGAGGAACCATAATGGCTATTACCGGGG GCTTGGCTGCCCCAGCAATTGCCCATGGATTAGGTGCTTTAGCCCCTACACTGGGCGGTATTATTCCTGCCGTTGGAGGAGGATTTGCTGCAGCAGCAACTGTTACAGGATCTACTGCTGGATCTGTAGCTGTTGCTGCATCATTTGGAG CTGCTGGAGCTGGCCTTACTGGTACTAAGATGGCTACAAGAATTGGAAGTCTTGAGGAATTCGAATTAATAGAAGTTGGAGGCACCCAGCAAGGT CATCTAGCAGTTAGAATCTCTATTTCTGGGCTTGCATTCGAAGAGAACGATTTTATAAAACCTTGGGAAAGTTACAACGGTAACATGGAGAG GTATGTGCTCAAATACGAATCTGAAAATTTGATTGCTCTAAGCACTGCCATCAAGGACTGGCTTACTTCAA AAATTGTGTCCGAGTTGATGAGAGGAGGTGCCATGCTGACAGTATTAGGCACACTCGTAGCTGCGTTAGCATGGCCAGCAACTTTAGTCACTGCATTTGATCTTATAGACAGCAAATGGGCAATTGCAGTGGACAG ATCCGAAAAGGCTGGTAAGGTACTTGCTGAAGTGTTGCTGAAAGGCTTGCAAGGGAACAG GCCTGTGACACTAATAGGTTTTTCATTGGGAGCACTTGTCATTTTCAAGTGTCTTCAATTTTTGGCCGACTCCAAAGAAGACAATG CTGGACTAGTGGAAAGGGTTGTTCTCCTTGGAGCACCCATCTCGATTGAAGATGAAAAATGGGAGGTAGCTAGAAAG ATGGTGGCTGGAAGGTTTGTAAATGCTTACTCTACAAATGACTGGACGCTTGGTATAGTTTTTCGTGCCAG
- the LOC127085994 gene encoding uncharacterized protein LOC127085994 isoform X2 — protein MQIKNLRFSVSSNLRIAVLKLTRVMEETSSILSPTQRHAAAALFALALNQSQIHQGRSPATPRGGGDASPTTSQTSPRINDNSGLLFPIFRFLGVDEPAWHDLKETTGSSSQFKHNLKDFFKLLSEEGDASSKERLEKEAELTNAVDATEAGMKSNADSLCGGHEQKTRSQDNSHDAELKLFAVGSEPDGESKESSTLLPLETQSSTALEDEKPLEVASIISYQRKVSVLYTLLSACVADTAEVDKKHCKSKQGYDARHRVSLRLLAVWLGVEWNEMEVMESMVAFSMMESVSKPGEEDQESVVSETSWDKWKRGGIVGAAAVTGGTIMAITGGLAAPAIAHGLGALAPTLGGIIPAVGGGFAAAATVTGSTAGSVAVAASFGAAGAGLTGTKMATRIGSLEEFELIEVGGTQQGHLAVRISISGLAFEENDFIKPWESYNGNMERYVLKYESENLIALSTAIKDWLTSKIVSELMRGGAMLTVLGTLVAALAWPATLVTAFDLIDSKWAIAVDRSEKAGKVLAEVLLKGLQGNRPVTLIGFSLGALVIFKCLQFLADSKEDNAGLVERVVLLGAPISIEDEKWEVARKMVAGRFVNAYSTNDWTLGIVFRASLLSKGLAGIQPVGLPGIENIDVTHVIEGHSSYLGMTPKILEQLELDNYFAVYKGKVNKKEEAI, from the exons ATGCAGATCAAAAACCTTCGATTTTCCGTATCTTCGAATTTGCGCATTGCAGTTCTGAAACTGACTCGAGTGATGGAGGAAACCTCATCGATATTGTCACCTACTCAAAGACACGCAGCGGCTGCTTTGTTTGCTCTCGCATTGAATCAGTCCCAGATTCATCAAGGTCGATCTCCGGCTACTCCTCGCGGCGGCGGTGATGCTTCTCCGACCACCTCCCAAACCTCTCCTAGGATTAACGATAATTCCGGTTTGCTTTTCCCTATTTTTAG GTTTCTTGGAGTGGATGAACCAGCCTGGCATGACCTAAAGGAAACTACTGGTTCTTCTTCCCAATTCAAGCATAATTTGAAAGAT TTCTTTAAATTACTCTCTGAGGAAGGTGATGCATCTTCTAAAGAAAGATTAGAGAAAGAAGCTGAATTGACCAATGCCGTTGATGCAACAGAGGCAGGCATGAAAAGTAATGCTGATTCTTTGTGCGGAGGCCATGAGCAGAAAACTAGAAGCCAAGATAATTCACATGATGCCGAGTTAAAACTATTTGCTGTAGGTTCTGAGCCTGATGGTGAATCCAAGGAGAGCTCAACTTTGCTTCCTCTAGAGACACAATCTTCCACTGCACTTGAAGATGAAAAACCTTTGGAGGTGGCATCCATCATCAGTTACCAGAGAAAAGTATCAGTTCTTTACACTCTTCTTTCTGCTTGTGTAGCAGATACTGCTGAGGTCGACAAAAAGCACTGCAAGTCAAAGCAGGGCTATGATGCTCGCCACCGTGTCTCTTTGCGGCTGCTTGCTGTATGGCTTGGTGTGGAATGGAATGAAATG GAAGTAATGGAGTCTATGGTTGCTTTTTCGATGATGGAGTCTGTGAGTAAACCAGGTGAGGAGGATCAAGAATCTGTAGTTTCAGAAACAAGTTGGGATAAATGGAAGCGTGGAGGTATTGTAGGAGCAGCTGCTGTAACTGGAGGAACCATAATGGCTATTACCGGGG GCTTGGCTGCCCCAGCAATTGCCCATGGATTAGGTGCTTTAGCCCCTACACTGGGCGGTATTATTCCTGCCGTTGGAGGAGGATTTGCTGCAGCAGCAACTGTTACAGGATCTACTGCTGGATCTGTAGCTGTTGCTGCATCATTTGGAG CTGCTGGAGCTGGCCTTACTGGTACTAAGATGGCTACAAGAATTGGAAGTCTTGAGGAATTCGAATTAATAGAAGTTGGAGGCACCCAGCAAGGT CATCTAGCAGTTAGAATCTCTATTTCTGGGCTTGCATTCGAAGAGAACGATTTTATAAAACCTTGGGAAAGTTACAACGGTAACATGGAGAG GTATGTGCTCAAATACGAATCTGAAAATTTGATTGCTCTAAGCACTGCCATCAAGGACTGGCTTACTTCAA AAATTGTGTCCGAGTTGATGAGAGGAGGTGCCATGCTGACAGTATTAGGCACACTCGTAGCTGCGTTAGCATGGCCAGCAACTTTAGTCACTGCATTTGATCTTATAGACAGCAAATGGGCAATTGCAGTGGACAG ATCCGAAAAGGCTGGTAAGGTACTTGCTGAAGTGTTGCTGAAAGGCTTGCAAGGGAACAG GCCTGTGACACTAATAGGTTTTTCATTGGGAGCACTTGTCATTTTCAAGTGTCTTCAATTTTTGGCCGACTCCAAAGAAGACAATG CTGGACTAGTGGAAAGGGTTGTTCTCCTTGGAGCACCCATCTCGATTGAAGATGAAAAATGGGAGGTAGCTAGAAAG ATGGTGGCTGGAAGGTTTGTAAATGCTTACTCTACAAATGACTGGACGCTTGGTATAGTTTTTCGTGCCAG